Proteins encoded by one window of Culicoides brevitarsis isolate CSIRO-B50_1 chromosome 2, AGI_CSIRO_Cbre_v1, whole genome shotgun sequence:
- the LOC134830784 gene encoding small ribosomal subunit protein uS17: MADHQAERAFQKQIGVNLNRKATLGPKTKKPARLFRNIGLGFKTPQEAISGHYIDKKCPFTGSVSIRGRILTGVVRKMKMQRTIVIRRDYLHFVRKYNRFEKRHTNTSVHMSPCFRDVQLGDIATVGECRPLSKTVRFNVLKVVRAAGSKKKFSKF, encoded by the exons ATGGCTGATCATCAG GCTGAGCGTGCTTTCCAAAAGCAAATCGGAGTCAACTTGAACCGCAAGGCTACTCTTGGTCCAAAAACAAAGAAGCCAGCTCGGTTATTCAGAAACATTGGACTTGGCTTCAAGACACCACAAGAA gCAATCTCCGGTCACTACATCGACAAAAAATGTCCCTTCACCGGATCCGTTTCCATTCGTGGCCGTATCCTTACCGGAGTCGTGCGTAAGATGAAGATGCAACGTACCATCGTCATTCGTCGCGATTACTTGCACTTTGTTCGCAAATACAACCGTTTCGAGAAACGACACACAAACACCAGCGTACACATGTCACCCTGCTTCCGTGATGTGCAACTCGGTGATATCGCGACAGTCGGCGAATGCAGACCCTTGTCCAAGACAGTCCGTTTCAACGTGCTCAAGGTTGTGCGTGCTGCTGGTTCCAAGAAAAAGTTCAGCAAATTCTAA